In the Purpureocillium takamizusanense chromosome 5, complete sequence genome, one interval contains:
- a CDS encoding uncharacterized protein (EggNog:ENOG503NZ8U): protein MPKQHTIVGRSIPRFTARRLTLLLLGLSILAVTLITTLISAVPSSPSLSAYDTKISVPRIGDLSVPRIGGSLSNSPLNPFRQPAHPPPSQQNDKFAGSWWWADWKWLSVPFSSTVTLNEDRALLPQLKPRQPIYCYYDASVKKTRDEKDAESELLLTWRRAWWAQGFQPVILSAAEAMTNPSYDTLQRLEVEPGVRVDFMRWLAWETMGGGILAHYTLLPTVPREDPVLSYLRRGEYPQLTRWKEMEDALFVGHQDAVSKAIRDMTQPSAIKSLKSGLLDAPDGVFEVDESPMPLAAYTQEIISRKYNKVADKLNQDRAEGLRSLNSLINTHLHVAWQNRFPHGIDVLKPHPEHTTTMVSAALKLARGLASCFDGPMSATCPPNLPDCAPCVATAPMRVGTPARFHNSSHIFTIGIVPHPWTLALLSNLRESLDVSWIRRESPRDPWITDVTRNMLGTGVSGPRRVMTLKEIIASEHAVAHSLWLVAENEMPTDMSWYFGFTIPDKALDDGKAQSPVPADRLPKKDEKMPDRSNGPVATEEEIALEPPLLERARNVVAQTKSSSETRLRASLEAWNMGDTEVWKFVRAFQSRRLMVRMAWEKEEAKYSSGSGTEKGRSAWNRWQDRKDAAKHA from the coding sequence ATGCCCAAACAACACACGATTGTTGGTCGGTCGATACCCCGGTTCACGGCCCGCCGCTTGaccctcctgctcctcggcctctccATCCTCGCGGTAACTCTCATCACCACGCTCATATCCGCTGTACCATCCTCTCCGAGCCTGTCTGCCTACGACACCAAGATATCCGTGCCCCGGATCGGCGACCTCAGTGTCCCCCGCATCGGTGGTTCCCTGTCCAACAGCCCTCTGAACCCTTTTCGACAGCCGGCCCACCCCCCACCGAGCCAACAGAATGACAAGTTTGCCGgatcgtggtggtgggctgaCTGGAAGTGGCTGTCGGTGCCTTTTTCCAGCACCGTCACCCTCAACGAGGATCGTGCGCTGCTTCCTCAACTCAAGCCGCGTCAACCGATATATTGTTACTACGATGCCTCCGTCAAGAAGACTCGCGACGAAAAGGACGCCGAGAGCGAGCTGCTCCTGACTTGGCGACGTGCTTGGTGGGCGCAGGGCTTTCAGCCCGTCATTctgagcgccgccgaggccatgacCAATCCATCCTACGACACGCTACAGCGGCTAGAGGTTGAGCCCGGCGTCAGGGTGGACTTCATGCGCTGGTTGGCGTGGGAGACTATGGGTGGCGGGATACTCGCGCACTATACGTTGCTGCCGACAGTACCCAGGGAGGACCCCGTTCTCTCGTACCTACGCCGTGGCGAGTATCCGCAGCTCACTCGCTGGAAGGAGATGGAGGATGCGCTCTTTGTAGGGCACCAGGACGCGGTCAGCAAGGCGATACGGGACATGACGCAGCCCTCCGCGATCAAGTCTCTCAAGagcggcctgctcgacgcaCCAGATGGCGTCTTTGAGGTGGATGAGTCGCCTATGCCGCTGGCCGCCTACACCCAGGAGATCATCTCCAGAAAGTATAACAAGGTGGCAGACAAGCTCAACCAGGATCGGGCGGAAGGTCTCCGCAGCCTGAATAGCCTCATCAACACTCACCTGCATGTCGCCTGGCAGAACCGGTTCCCccacggcatcgacgtcttAAAGCCCCACCCAGAGCATACCACGACCATGGTCAGTGCAGCTCTGAAGCTGGCCCGTGGGCTGGCATCTTGCTTCGACGGTCCAATGTCTGCCACTTGTCCGCCCAACCTGCCAGATTGTGCGCCTTGCGTGGCTACAGCGCCCATGCGTGTCGGCACCCCGGCGAGATTCCACAACTCGTCACACATATTCACCATCGGCATAGTCCCCCATCCCTGGACCCTGGCCCTTCTTTCCAACCTGCGCGAATCATTGGACGTGTCTTGGATCCGCCGCGAGTCTCCACGCGACCCTTGGATCACGGATGTGACTCGCAACATGCTGGGCACCGGCGTGTCCGGGCCGCGACGCGTCATGACCCTGAAGGAGATTATTGCGAGCGAGCACGCAGTGGCGCACTCGCTCTGGCTCGTTGCAGAGAACGAAATGCCCACCGACATGAGCTGGTACTTTGGATTTACCATTCCCgacaaggccctcgacgatggcaagGCGCAGAGTCCGGTCCCCGCGGACCGGCTCCCAAAGAAGGACGAGAAGATGCCGGACCGCAGCAACGGGCCTGTAGCCACGGAGGAGGAAATCGCCTTGGAACCACCTCTGCtggagagggcgaggaacgtcgtcgcccagacCAAGTCGAGCAGCGAGACGAGGCTGCGTGCCTCGCTGGAAGCCTGGAACATGGGCGACACGGAGGTGTGGAAGTTTGTGCGTGCCTTCCAATCGCGCAGGCTCATGGTGAGGATGGCGTGGGAGAAGGAAGAGGCAAAGTACAGCAGCGGATCCGGCACGGAGAAGGGCCGCAGCGCGTGGAACCGGTGGCAGGATCGCAAAGACGCTGCGAAGCATGCTTGA
- a CDS encoding E2 ubiquitin-conjugating enzyme (COG:O~EggNog:ENOG503NXJH): protein MSLKKFYRDLALAKTTSFGHVSSIRRGELEDGIAFTYSDESMNVVFDMELVIRDVTEYTKGATFMLVTSYGGSGKTDVSENLQALSEQIPAQGTVCEILAFLSDSLATALTTHCDDGDISQTSDFDEASFMDEDYADGWDDPLTATDEQNNHNIRLADNNNGPAPGNIVNSGLAELKSALYKAKAARLIIGLLPAEPQQFPRFISLAIRVSVLGLPSDVLEAWGLKSGEYLVLLIHFANGYPSLARYQALPEKQLDVQFRFGKCAAPKPSQKAASQAFFGTGETRQSSTTSENPKSSEDDMIDPSAFLANHMSAPINRQLNQSLHTLLRLRRGYRTSWGTAHELLRRLQTDPDDDIQPMDVGEEAIISPDAPEALKVDYALDDEDQVSIPLVAMQFALRQLVRCTESCVACQESMGEGLGSGCLKPYVCEKPLCLYQYLSLGFGPSIEHEIINNPLVVDFLVSLLYSAVMTARIREVPLALAVKVPNVNKAARGAVVRVNETFTSVRVPFGNEIWKARVRTGQLFLVADTQKSESQSPHPGTPQRRAPAIHAGPHVVHTDGINIEPAVEVAVCRADSDAATGSIHMTRLSGTFTVAPAATSSIRSRVQEFHLSKEPGWNSALVLDFDDTLLSLSDDDQRASLALLMTCIPPVREMRDWLLKNPERALSEWDRVDRSLVVLLTWIIASNRSHLVPDQQIPDQGARPNPQTTHKFTHGDQGVPGYLRFRFLQGAPGKESQFEKAAQHVNAKGSTKFPTIFAWHGSPMGNWHSIIRTGLDFSTISHGRAYGNGIYLSPHMGTSNTYSRDHPGGSRPRLYTMPQDWSNAELSPLSAISLCEVVNRKKEFVSTTPHYVVNRIDWVQCRYLYVEYGQAVTKAINEWIVAQKKQPFKGYVPQASSTQLLDAHEYGDAEHADELTSEEISYDDWSGDDLELLGPDSATECPYQGETKPQGSAPTLSTERRLTPYVPGTLDLSSIPKLPEPSWAASSSQALKVLSREVKDLHRIQSTMHFCELGWSVNMEAIDNLFRWIVELHSFDTSLPLGRDMIRLGVTSIVLEVRFGAGFPMSPPFVRVVRPRFLPFSRGGGGHVTMGGAICSELLTNSGWLPTLSMEKVLLQVRLGLCELDPAARLDLSMQGMDYNISEAVEAYKRAAAAHGWQIPAEMQEMTLSWR, encoded by the exons ATGTCGTTGAAGAAATTCTACCGTGATTTGGCCTTGGCCAAGACCACTTCCTTCGGCCATGTGTCTAGCATCCGTCGCGGCGAACTGGAAGACGGAATAGCCTTCACGTATTCGGACGAGTCCATGAATGTCGTCTTCGATATGGAACTCGTGATTCGAG ATGTCACCGAGTACACGAAGGGAGCCACATTCATGCTCGTCACATCCTACGGGGGCTCCGGCAAAACCGACGTCTCCGAGAACCTCCAAGCGCTTTCGGAGCAAATACCTGCCCAGGGAACCGTATGCGAAATCCTCGCCTTCTTGTCCGACTCTCTCGCGACGGCACTGACAACACACTGTGATGATGGGGATATCAGTCAGACGTCGGACTTTGATGAGGCATCCTTCATGGATGAAGACTACGCTGATGGATGGGACGACCCACTCACGGCGACGGACGAACAGAACAATCACAATATTCGTCTGGCTGACAACAATAACGGCCCCGCCCCCGGGAACATCGTGAACTCAGGTTTGGCGGAACTGAAGAGTGCGCTCTACAAAGCAAAGGCTGCAAGGCTCATCATAGGTCTTCTTCCGGCCGAGCCACAGCAGTTTCCACGCTTCATTTCTCTTGCTATTCGCGTATCGGTTCTCGGACTACCATCAGATGTCCTCGAGGCCTGGGGCCTCAAGTCTGGCGAATACCTGGTCCTCCTCATTCACTTCGCCAACGGATACCCCAGCCTTGCCAGATATCAGGCTCTCCCTGAAAAACAATTGGACGTGCAATTTCGGTTCGGCAAATGCGCCGCCCCAAAGCCGTCTCAGAAAGCCGCTTCCCAGGCCTTCTTCGGAACTGGCGAAACACGACAGTCTTCTACGACATCGGAGAACCCAAAGTCCAGCGAAGATGACATGATTGACCCGTCCGCTTTCCTCGCAAACCACATGTCGGCACCGATTAATAGGCAATTGAATCAAAGCCTGCATACTCTGCTGAGACTTCGAAGGGGATATCGCACGTCATGGGGTACGGCTCACGAGTTGCTTCGTCGCTTACAAACCGACCCTGACGATGACATCCAACCCATGGACGTGGGCGAAGAGGCCATTATCAGCCCTGACGCTCCTGAGGCGCTAAAGGTGGACTatgccctcgacgatgaggatCAAGTGAGCATCCCGCTGGTGGCAATGCAGTTTGCTCTTCGACAACTCGTTCGCTGCACTGAGTCTTGCGTTGCGTGTCAGGAAAGCATGGGCGAAGGACTTGGTTCAGGATGCCTGAAGCCGTACGTCTGCGAGAAGCCGCTATGCCTGTACCAGTACCTGTCCCTTGGTTTTGGTCCGAGCATTGAGCACGAAATCATCAACAACCCCCTTGTTGTTGACTTTTTGGTGTCCCTCCTCTACTCAGCGGTCATGACTGCAAGGATCCGAGAGGTCCCGCTCGCTCTCGCCGTTAAAGTACCAAACGTGAACAAAGCCGCTCGAGGTGCCGTTGTGAGAGTAAACGAGACGTTTACCTCGGTGCGCGTACCTTTCGGAAATGAAATTTGGAAGGCTCGTGTGAGAACAGGACAATTGTTCTTGGTTGCGGATACTCAGAAGAGCGAGAGTCAGTCTCCCCATCCCGGTACCCCACAGCGTCGTGCTCCTGCTATCCACGCAGGCCCTCACGTCGTGCATACGGACGGAATCAACATTGAACCAGCCGTGGAGGTTGCTGTCTGCCGCGCCGATAGCGATGCGGCGACAGGGTCCATCCATATGACGCGCCTATCTGGGACGTTCACAGTGGCCCCTGCTGCCACGAGCAGTATCAGATCTCGAGTGCAAGAGTTCCACCTGTCGAAGGAACCTGGTTGGAACTCAGCTTTGGTGCTGGATTTTGACGACACCCTGCTAAGCCTTTCGGACGACGACCAAAGAGCGTCTCTTGCCCTTCTGATGACCTGCATTCCTCCTGTCCGGGAAATGAGGGACTGGTTGTTGAAGAATCCCGAACGAGCACTTTCAGAATGGGATCGTGTCGATCGGTCACTCGTCGTCCTTCTGACCTGGATCATCGCCTCGAACAGATCGCATCTCGTCCCCGATCAACAAATTCCAGATCAAGGCGCGCGACCAAACCCACAGACTACACACAAGTTTACACATGGCGACCAAGGGGTTCCTGGCTATCTTCGATTTCGCTTCTTGCAAGGAGCGCCGGGTAAGGAAAGTCAGTTTGAAAAGGCGGCGCAACATGTCAATGCCAAAGGCAGCACGAAATTTCCAACGATATTTGCCTGGCACGGGAGCCCCATGGGCAACTGGCACAGCATAATTCGCACAGGGCTTGACTTCTCGACGATATCGCACGGTCGTGCGTATGGCAACGGCATATATCTGAGCCCGCACATGGGCACAAGCAATACCTATTCTCGTGACCATCCTGGCGGGTCACGGCCGCGCCTGTACACCATG CCTCAGGATTGGTCCAACGCAGAACTGTCGCCACTCTCGGCCATCAGCCTTTGTGAAGTCGTCAACCGTAAAAAAGAATTCGTTTCTACCACGCCGCATTATGTTGTCAATCGAATTGACTGGGTCCAATGCCGCTATCTGTACGTCGAGTATGGCCAGGCCGTGACCAAAGCAATCAACGAGTGGATCGTCGCCCAGAAGAAGCAGCCTTTCAAAGGCTATGTGCCACAAGCGTCCTCAACGCAATTGTTGGACGCACATG AGTACGGCGATGCCGAACATGCGGACGAACTCACTTCCGAAGAGATCAGCTACGATGACTGGAGCGGGGACGATttggagctgctgggcccTGACTCCGCGACCGAATGCCCATATCAAGGGGAAACGAAACCACAAGGCTCAGCTCCGACTCTATCAACAGAAAGGAGGCTAACGCCATACGTCCCAGGCACGCTCGATCTTAGCTCAATCCCGAAGCTGCCTGAGCCGTCCTGGgctgcctcttcttctcAAGCACTCAAGGTCTTGAGTCGGGAGGTGAAGGATCTACACCGGATTCAATCAACAATGCATTTTTGCGAGCTGGGCTGGAGTGTGAATATGGAAGCAATCGACAATCTCTTCCGCTGGATTGTTGAGCTGCATAGTTTTGACACCTCGTTACCCCTGGGCCGAGACATGATACGCCTGGGCGTTACCAGCATCGTCTTGGAGGTGCGCTTTGGAGCCGGGTTTcccatgtcgccgcccttTGTGCGAGTTGTTCGGCCACGGTTCTTGCCATTCTcgaggggtggtggcggccacgTCACCATGGGGGGCGCCATCTGTTCAGAGCTGCTGACCAACTCTGGCTGGTTGCCGACTTTGAGTATGGAGAAGGTCCTATTGCAAGTTCGATTGGGACTTTGTGAGCTGGATCCCGCAGCGAGGCTGGACTTGTCGATGCAAGGCATGGACTATAATATCTCCGAGGCTGTCGAGGCATACAAacgagccgcggcggcacacGGATGGCAAATTCCAGCCGAGATGCAGGAGATGACGCTGTCTTGGCGCTAG
- the PRS5 gene encoding Ribose-phosphate diphosphokinase (COG:E~COG:F~EggNog:ENOG503NUAS), translating into MVRNIVLLGGNSHPQLTENVCNFLCIPPCDRILTKFSGGESRCEIKDSVRGKDVYIIQSGSGSVNDNLIDLCIMISACKTGSAKRVTAVVPLFPYSRQPDWPYNKAGAPLSRAADSSTTHDYTFESVPATPRPGGPRSSGLSNGVNNLAEKLSKSSIAERVPAEANGAAGDYFPKRSDTLASQGTNGRGHHNDGSLSSHRSFTTHDYENQSAITNFQPKPGYKQWVAQAGTLVADLLTCAGADHIITMDLHDPQYQGFFDIPVDNLYGKPLIQNYIQKHIPDFKEAVIVSPDAGGAKRATAIADSLKMDFALIHKERRPIKFTNQRNASMMLVGDISNRVCILVDDLGDTANTITRAAKLLKREGALKVYALLTHGVFSGDAIPRLNASAIDRIVVTNSVPQEEHCRLCPKLEVLDVSPIFAEAIRRVHHGESISRLFEHD; encoded by the exons ATGGTCCGCAACATCgttctcctcggcggcaactCGCACCCGCAGCTCACGGAAAATGTCTGCAACTTCCTTTGCATCCCGCCCTGCGACCGCATCCTTACAAAGTTCTCGGGTGGCGAGAGCCGTTGCGAGATCAAGGACTCGGTCCGCGGCAAGGATGTCTACATCATCCAGTCCGGCTCTGGCAGCGTCAACGACAATCTCATCGACCTCTGCATCATGATCTCGGCCTGCAAGACGGGATCGGCCAAGCGagtcaccgccgtcgtcccgcTCTTCCCCTACTCTAGGCAGCCCGACTGGCCTTACAACAAAGCTGGTGCGCCTCTGTCGCGCGCTGCCGACTCGTCCACCACGCACGATTATACCTTTGAGAGCGTGCCGGCCACGCCTCGCCCCGGCGGTCCTCGCAGCAGTGGCCTTTCCAATGGCGTCAACAACCTCGCCGAGAAGCTCTCCAAGAGCTCCATTGCCGAGAGAGTTCCTGCCGAAGCCAATGGCGCTGCGGGAGACTATTTCCCTAAGCGGTCAGACACGCTCGCCAGCCAGGGCACCAATGGTCGCGGTCATCACAACGACGGATCACTGTCATCCCACCGCAGTTTCACCACTCACGACTATGAGAACCAGAGTGCCATCACCAACTTCCAGCCCAAGCCCGGATACAAGCAGTGGGTTGCCCAAGCCGGAACGCTCGTCGCCGATCTCCTCActtgcgccggcgccgaccacatcatcaccatggaCCTTCACGATCCGCAATACCAGGGCTTCTTCGACATCCCCGTGGACAACCTCTACGGCAAGCCCCTCATCCAGAACTACATCCAGAAGCATATCCCCGATTTCAAGGAGGCTGTCATCGTCTCCCccgatgctggcggcgccaagCGAGCTACCGCCATTGCCGATAGCCTCAAAATGGACTTTGCTCTCATCCACAAG GAGCGCCGCCCCATCAAGTTCACCAATCAGCGTAATGCTAGCATGATGCTTGTTGGCGACATCTCAAACCGTGTCTGCATTCTTGttgacgacctcggcgacaCGGCCAACACCATCACCCGGGCGGCCAAGTTGCTCAAGCGCGAAGGCGCTCTCAAGGTCTACGCTCTCCTCACCCACGGTGTCTTCAGTGGAGATGCCATTCCGCGCCTCAATGCCTCTGCCATTGATAGGATCGTCGTCACCAATTCGGTTCCTCAAGAAGAGCATTGTCGTCTCTGCCCCAAGCTGGAGGTGCTCGACGTCTCGCCCATTTTTGCCGAGGCCATCCGTCGTGTTCACCATGGTGAATCCATAAGCAGGCTCTTTGAGCACGACTGA
- a CDS encoding uncharacterized protein (COG:K~EggNog:ENOG503P5W1) encodes MKVIESQTAVLSNYEVFEHLVDQRQRYKSKKRRGPGNLETVVKELLQYLRTAPGPLSQEPTTYTPASISQLLERLRPFDLSKGEVVMILNLRPASVIGLNTVVEEMSERFTEDQQQEMVDIIADVLGKFEAAEHNRGAGGAAEGGDVNMDDAAA; translated from the exons ATGAAGGTCATCGAGTCCCAGACCGCCGTCTTGTCCAATTACGAGGTCTTCGAGCACCTCGTggaccagcgccagcgctACAAGAGCAAGAAGCGACGCGGCCCGGGGAACCTGGAGACTGTCGTCAAGGAG ctgctgcaaTATCTGCGGACCGCCCCGGGGCCCTTGAGCCAGGAGCCCACTACATATACGCCCGCGTCCATCTcgcagctccttgagcgcctACGCCCATTCGACCTCTCTAAGGGCGAGGTCGTCATGATCCTCAACCTGCGTCCGGCGTCGGTTATTGGCCTGAACACCGTCGTGGAGGAGATGAGCGAGCGCTTCACCGAGGACCAGCAACAAGAGATGGTCGACATCATtgccgacgtcctcggcaagtttgaggccgccgagcacaACCGAGGAGCCGGGggagccgccgagggcggagATGTGAATatggacgacgccgccgcataA
- a CDS encoding uncharacterized protein (COG:S~EggNog:ENOG503P2AZ) — translation MDAEVVKLLLVGDEKCGKTTFLSRLSAGEHTNPIPLLRDIDQPYIFNINLGSKKYCLEFYDTSCPDNWRLLDPDVVVICYDISQRLSLINMRRYWLDEVKRAFKRIDSLPLVILGLKRDLRSESDPNGIIYPQEAYQVAQTMRADRYVECSAVTGELVKPAFEDICKTATSAPSETGGKSEGGCTVL, via the exons ATGGATGCCGAGGTTGTCAAGCTGCTGCTTGTAGGTGATGAAAAGTGCGGCAAGACAACATTTCTATC gcggctcAGCGCTGGCGAGCATACCAATCCGATCCCGCTGCTTCGCGACATTGATCAGCCTTACATCTTCAACATCAACCTCGGCAGCAAAAAATACTGCTTAGAGTTTTATGATACATCATGCCCCGACAATTGGCGACTCCTCGACCCGGACGTCGTTGTCATCTGCTATGACATCAGCCAGCGCCTCAGCCTCATCAATATGAGGCGCTAC TGGCTCGATGAAGTCAAGAGGGCCTTTAAGAGGATAGACAGCTTGCCCTTGGTGATACTCGGGCTGAAAAGGGACCTGAGGTCGGAGTCGGATCCCAACGGCATCATATACCCGCAAGAGGCGTACCAGGTCGCGCAGACGATGCGGGCAGACCGGTACGTCGAGTGCTCCGCAGTGACGGGTGAGCTGGTAAAACCGGCATTTGAGGATATCTGCAAGACAGCGACCAGTGCACCGTCGGAGACGGGTGGCAAGAGCGAGGGTGGCTGTACGGTACTTTGA
- the DEG1 gene encoding tRNA pseudouridine(38/39) synthase (EggNog:ENOG503NUSU~COG:J~BUSCO:EOG09263UAJ), translating into MRPFCGHFGRSVSAGILDRAGIRSTYAQTRQVSSSPSSARSLRLPRGANPNAKMAGEGNYNAWTKTGLIQRVRELEVELAARPAAPTPAEPAETGLRAPDTIGEDGTSAAVDKPKAKPPKGKRKMDPSRYSTRFIALKLAYLGKNYGGFEFQAMGNQPSIEEELWNALTKACLIFPEDERVVQFDCCEYSKCGRTDRGVSAFGQVVGLRVRSNRPLPKKRAKLDVDGAVAVEQRPDEMMDVELEEGVEEDQAQEKPFDDAKDELCYPRILNRLLPKDIRILAWCPSPPPDFSARFSCRERQYRYFFTQPAFTPEPSLAGAGAGTRSTGGVRTGWLDIEAMRDAAKRFEGEHDFRNVCKVDPAKQITNFRRRIFESDVVEVKDVASALPYLGQAGFAAGPGMPTAGEPYPKVYYFHVRGSAFLWHQIRHMVALLFLVGQGLEKPSLISELLDVTTNPRKPSYVMADEVPLVLWDCLFPDLDEEARRMGAAAADGGDRVLTERTDALEWIYVGDEYAPNKYGQFGVVDGLWELWRERKMDELLANQLLQLVSQQGVPAGTAPTGGGGGRASASARVYEGGNAGRLAGKYVPVMRKEMMQSPEEQNDKYARRKGYASAEDMREQKGMGRPRGDEATSDE; encoded by the coding sequence ATGCGTCCCTTTTGCGGGCACTTTGGGCGCAGCGTCTCTGCGGGCATACTTGACAGAGCTGGCATCAGGTCAACGTACGCCCAGACCCGCCAGGTGTCATCCTCTCCCTCCAGCGCCAGAAGTCTGCGActcccgcgcggcgccaacCCCAACGCGAAGATGGCAGGCGAGGGCAACTACAACGCCTGGACTAAGACGGGCCTCATCCAACGGGTTAGAgagctcgaggtcgagctggcagctcgcccagcggCTCCAACTCCAGCCGAGCCGGCGGAAACGGGGCTGCGGGCTCCCGACACcatcggcgaggatggcacgtccgccgccgtcgataAACCCAAAGCCAAGCCGCCCAAGGGGAAGCGCAAGATGGATCCGTCGCGGTACTCGACGCGGTTCATCGCGCTCAAGCTCGCGTACCTGGGCAAGAACTACGGCGGTTTCGAGTTCCAAGCCATGGGCAACCAGCCGtccatcgaggaggagctgtgGAACGCCCTCACCAAGGCCTGCCTCATCTtccccgaggacgagagggtCGTTCAGTTCGACTGCTGCGAGTATTCCAAGTGTGGAAGGACCGACCGCGGCGTCAGCGCCTTTGGCCAGGTTGTCGGTCTGCGAGTAAGGAGCAACAGGCCGCTGCCCAAGAAGAGGGCCAAgctggacgtggacggcgccgtggcggtcGAGCAGCGACCAGACGAGATGATGGACGTCGAGCTCGAAGagggggtggaggaggatcAGGCACAGGAGAAGCCgttcgacgacgccaaggacgagctcTGCTACCCGCGCATACTCAACCGACTGCTGCCCAAGGACATCCGCATCCTGGCCTGGtgcccctccccgccgccagacTTCTCGGCCCGCTTCTCGTGCCGCGAGCGGCAGTACCGCTACTTCTTCACCCAGCCCGCCTTCACCCCGGAGCCGTCACTggcaggcgccggcgccggcacccgGTCCACCGGCGGTGTCAGGACCGGGTGGCTGGACATCGAGGCgatgcgcgacgccgccaagcgcttcgagggcgagcacgacTTTCGCAACGTATGCAAGGTCGACCCGGCCAAGCAAATCACAAACTTCCGGCGGCGCATTTTCGAGTCGGACGTGGTCGAGGTCAAGGAcgtggcctcggcgctcCCGTAcctcgggcaggcgggcttcgcggcggggccgggcatgcccacggccggcgagccGTACCCCAAGGTCTACTACTTCCACGTCCGCGGGTCGGCGTTTCTGTGGCACCAGATCCGACACATGGTGGCgctgctcttcctcgtcggccagggcctcgAGAAGCCTTCGCTCATCtcggagctgctcgacgtgaCGACGAACCCGCGCAAGCCGAGCTACgtcatggccgacgaggtgccgCTCGTGCTCTGGGACTGCCTCTTCCcagacctcgacgaggaggcgaggaggatgggggccgccgccgctgacggtGGGGACCGCGTCTTGACGGAGCGGACGGACGCGCTTGAATGGATCTACGTCGGCGACGAGTACGCGCCCAACAAGTACGGGCAgtttggcgtcgtcgacggcctgtGGGAGCTGTGGCGCGAGCGCAAgatggacgagctgctcgccaaccagctgctgcagctcgtctcgcagcagggcgtgccggccggcacggcgcccaccggcggcggcggcggtcgagccagcgccagcgcgaggGTCTACGAGGGGGGCAACGCGGGCCGGCTGGCGGGCAAGTACGTGCCCGTTATGAGGAAGGAGATGATGCAGTCGCCCGAGGAGCAAAACGACAAGTACGCCAGGCGCAAGGGCTacgccagcgccgaggaTATGCGTGAGCAAAAGGGCATGGGTAGGCCACGAGGAGACGAGGCAACGTCTGACGAGTAG
- a CDS encoding uncharacterized protein (EggNog:ENOG503P4B9~TransMembrane:2 (o31-55i111-129o)~COG:M~COG:O), giving the protein MITTAAPRLRIRRPSPTAAEFTVTTLPPPTLALRLLGALLLALRLGLALATLLLLRARWTTCPLAAPRPASPRAPPPSPLSADALWWALDAWDRAPAGGEALARLASRAPLPLLLAGAAAALYLVGLRAHRSESLLVLRGLGVQTTESAGTWFSGAATRFIPTEKIQDILVNEAFRRFEVRYYLVVVVEGEEDVVVVFPGLLPRRGIVEAVWRGARECLYEGRAEDSSKGQSV; this is encoded by the coding sequence ATGAtcaccacggccgccccgCGCCTGCGCATCCGCCGGCCCTcccccacggccgccgagtTCACCGTCAcgacgctcccgccgccgacgctcgccctgcggctcctcggcgcgctcctcctggcgctgcgcctgggcctcgccctcgcgacgctgctgctcctgcgcgcgcgctggaccacgtgcccgctcgccgcgccgcggcccgcctcgccgcgcgcgccgcccccgtcgcccctctccgccgacgcgctgTGGTGGGCGCTCGACGCGTGGGACCGTGCGCCCGCGGgaggcgaggccctcgcgcggctcgcctcgcgggcgcccctgccgctgctgctggcgggcgcggcggccgcgctgTACCTGGTcggcctgcgcgcgcaccgcTCCGAGTCGCTGCTGGTGCTTCGCGGCCTGGGCGTGCAGACGACCGAGTCGGCGGGCACGTGGTTCTCGGGCGCGGCCACGCGCTTCATCCCCACGGAGAAGATCCAGGACATTCTCGTCAACGAGGCGTTTCGCCGCTTCGAGGTCCGCTACTAtctcgtcgtggtcgtcgagggcgaggaggatgtcgtcgtcgtgtttccgggcctgctgcccaggcgtggcatcgtcgaggccgtgtGGAGAGGCGCGAGGGAGTGCCTGTACGAGGGGCGCGCTGAGGATAGCAGCAAGGGGCAGTCGGTGTGA